The sequence CGTCAGCGTGCCGGTATCGTGGTATCCACGGCTCGCGCACGGTACGCCGGCCGAACGGTCGAACTGGCGCCTGCTCGGCCGCGGAGAGGGCATTCATTGGCCGGATCTCGACGAAGACATCAGCGTTGCCGGTCTCTTGGCCGGGCGACCTTTCGGTGAAACCCAGAGCTCACTGCAAAGGTGGCTGAAATCGCGTCGATAGCCTGAATGACCTCGCGCACCGTCGAAGCGAGCTTCGAGCTCGAAGCCACATGGCTCGTTCTTCACCTATCCTCGCCTATGACGTGATGGACGGCACGACGCTGACGCGGAAGCGGAAGCGGGCACCTACCGCAATCGCCTGTTCATGGCGGCCAGCACGTCGATCTACGCGCTCTACGTCAACACGCAGGGCTGTCCGGGTGGCTGAGCTTCAGGAGAGCAGGTCGGCGACGAGGATCCGGGCGTGCGGCGCCGCCAGCGGCGTCACCTGGCCGGGCGTGGGCAGGGTGGCCAGCGAGCGATAGCTCCAATCGTCAGCCGGGTCGGCCGGCGGGTGCGGGTCACGATAGACCTCGAGGACGCGATCGGGGAGATTCACGATCCAGTACTCGGGCAGGCCAGCTCGCGCGTAGAGCGCGGCCTTGAACCGTCGGTCCAGCCGCAGGCTGGCATCGGCGACCTCGACCACGAGCGCGGCCGTCGAAGGATGGGCGGCGAGGTAGTCCTCGGGCGCGCCGGCGACGACGGCGACGTCGGGCTCGGGCTCGGAGTGCTCTCCTAGCGCCAGCGGGGAGTGCAGGCGCGTGTGCCATCCGTCGCCGAACGCCCTTGCCAGGGCCTGGCCGACCTTGGTGGCGATGGCGGCGTGGGCGCTCCCCTGGGGCTCGCGCACCACGAGCACGCCGTCGAGCAGCTCCAGACGCTCGCCGGCGAAGACGCCGAGATCGACGAGCCGCTCGTACTCGACACGACGCCACGACCTGGTGGTGACTTCCCGTTCGAGGGCCGAGCCCATGACGCCATGCTACTTGTGGTCCACCGGGATCGTCAACGTCCGCGGACCGATACCGGCTGCCCGTGCTATCGTTCCCGCGTGATCAAGAGCATCTCGCTGCTCACCCGCAAGCCGCACCTTACCCACGAGCAGTTCGTGAAGCACTGGCTCGAGGTGCACGCGCCGCTGGCCCACGCGGTGCCCGGGATCCGGCGCTACGTGCAGTCGCACATCGTGGAGGAGCGCCGCCGGCCCGACATCCCGGCCACCGAGGTCGAGATCGACGGCATCGCCGAGCTGTGGTTCGACGACCGCGAGGCGATGCAGCGGGCGATGGCCACGCCCGAGGCCAAGGCGCTGCACGCCGACGGCGCGCTCTTCATCGGGCGGATCAAGACCTTCACAGTCGACGAGAACGTCATCATCCCCAAGCCATGAAGCCTCTCACGCTCGGCCGCCTGAGCGTCACCGCCGTCGTCGAGCGGGCCGGCCCTACCCGCCCGACGTGGCTGCTGCCCGACGCCACGCCGGAGGTTATCGAGCCTGGATGACCTCGCGGCCGTGCCAGCGCTACGCCGACACGCACGTCACCGTCCTGGGCACGCACTTCCACCACCCGACGGCCGGCCGCATCGTGCGTCACGATGCCGGCTGGCGCTTTCAGGTCGACGCCTCCGGTATCGGATGATGGACGGTGCCTGACCGCAACCAGGGGCAGTAGAATGGCCCCGGGAGAACGATCATGGGCAAGCTCCTGACCCGGCGGCGGTTCACGGTCGACGAGTACCACCGGATGGGCGAGACCGGCATCCTTCCCGAGGACAGCCGCCTCGAGCTGATCCGTGGCGACATCGTCCTTCGCGAACCGATTGGCGCGTATCATGCCGGCACCGTGGGGCGCCTCACCCGCCTGTTCACGTCGCGCCTCGGAGACCGGGCGATGGTGTTCGTCCAGAACCCGGTGCAGTTCCCGCAGGAGGATACCGAGCTGCAGCCCGATGTGGCGCTGCTCCGCCCGCGCGCCGATTTCTACACGAGCAGGCATCCGGAGGCGGCCGACGTGCTGCTGCTCATCGAGGTCGCCGACACGACGCTCCGGCTGGATCGCCGCGTCAAGCTTCCGCTCTACGCGCGGGTCGGGGTCCAGGAGGTCTGGCTGCTCGATCTGACCACCCAGCAGCTCGAGGTCCGTCGCGAGCCCCGGGGTGACCGCTACGGGAGCGTGCGGATCCTCGGGCGCGGCCAGCGCGTCTGCCCCGAGGCGTTTCCGGATCTCTCCGTCGACGTCGCCGATCTCGTCGGCTGACAATCCCTGGCGGGCCACTGACTTGACCGCGAACCTTGTGATGTGTATTCATTGTATATCCAGCCGGAGGGTCCTATGCAGACGAAGATCCAGAAGTGGGGTAACAGCCTCGGATTGCGGATTCCGCGGTCCTTCGCCGTCGAGGCCCAGGTGGAAGAAGGGGCCACCGTAGACCTGTCGGTGGAGAACGGTCGGCTCCTGGTCCGCCCGCTTCGAGTTCGCAAGTATTCGTTGAATGCGCTACTCCGGAAAATAAGCCGGCGAAACCTGCATGGCGAGGTCTCGACCGGTAGAGCAGTCGGCCGCGAGGCCTGGTAGTGGCGGCTTATGTGCCCGCGCGCGGGGATCTCATCTGGCTGCAGTTCAATCCAGGCAGCCACGAGCAGGCCGGCCATCGGCCCGCGGTAGTGATCTCTCCAAGTTCATACAACCGCCGCGTGGGATTGGCCCTCTGCTGCCCCGTCACCTCTCAGGTGAAGGGATACCCCTTCGAAGTGCTGCTTCCGCAGGGGCTTGGCGTCGAGGGGGCGATTCTCTCTGATCAGATCAAGAGCCTTGACTGGCGCGTGCGGAAGGCGAGGCGCATTGGCAATCTGCCAGCCGATCTGTTGCAAGAGGCAGTCGGCAAGATTCTCGCCCTCGTCGACCCAGACGCCACTCGCTAACTCCTTGAGGTACAGCAGGGCCCGCGGCGCCCGTCGGGCGCCGGGGCGCGGTGAACTTCCTCGGCGCCGAAGGCCCTCTTGTAGAACTCGATCGCGTCCGCGCACGGGTCGCACACCAGGTGCGGGATCAGACCCTCGTACAGGCGCCTCTGGCTCCATCAGACGCCAGCGGTGTGGCACGGCGCCTATCCGCCGCTCGCGCTTGGGATGCTCGCTGAGTGGGGGGCGATTCACGGCTGAGGCCTGGGAGCCCACTCTCGGGACGGCAAGACGAGTCCATCGGAATCGCGTCACACTTGTCACTCCCGCCGTTCGATAGCCGGCGCTAAATGTATCTCGTGCCCAACGACGAGCGATGGGCGGGAGGGAGAGCATGGCGATGACCAAGCACAGAACCGGGACACGCAAAGAGTGGCTCGCAGCGCGGCTGGAGCTGCTCCAGGCGGAGAAGGAGCTCACGCGGCGCAGCGACGAGCTGGCGCGGTGGCGGCAGGAGCTGCCGTGGGTGCGGATCGACAAGGGGTATCGATTCGAGACCGACGAGGGGAGCGCCTCGCTGAAAGACCTCTTCCGAGGGCGCTCGCAGCTTCTCGTCTATCACTTCATGTTCGGGCCCGACTACGCGGCGGGCTGTGCAACCTGCTCGACGATCGCCGACGGGTTCGACGGCTTCGTCGTCCATCTGGCCAACCACGACGTCACGCTCTCGGCGGTGTCGCGGGCGCCGCTCACGAAGCTGCAGGCGTACAAGCGGCGGATGGGGTGGACGTTTCCCTGGGCGTCCTCGTTCGGTAGCGACTTCAACTTCGACTTCGGCGTCGGGTTCACCGAGGAGCAACAGCGCGAGGGGAGCATCGAATACAACTACGAGCGGGGCGGCCACGCGATGGACGCGACGGCGATCCCGCAGCCGGTCGCCGAGAACGCGGCCATGGCCGGAACCGACGTGGCCACGTACACGCGCGAGAGGCCGGGCATGAGCGCGTTCGTGCTCGAGGACGGCGCCGTCTACCACACCTATTCCACCTATGCGCGCGGGCTGGACGGTCTCTGGGGCATGTACCAGTGGCTCGACCGCGCCCCCAACGGGCGCAACGAGACGGGCGTTTGGTGGCGCCGCCACGACGAGTACGACAAGCGCCCGGCCTGACACCTGGGACGCTGAGCCGGCGTGAGCAGGTTTGCCGAGCCCCAGGCGGGGGACTATACTGCTCACCACTGTCATAGGGCCGGCTCACGCACCCGGAAAGGAGTTGGGTGATGACCGCTCGACCTGGCGCGACTACCGCTGTCTCCCCCAGCACCGACACCGCGCGGCTCTTCCAGGAAGGCATCGTCGCCGGCGTCCTGGCGGCGGTCACCGTCGCCGTGTGGTTCTTCGTCCTCGACCTCATTCAGGGACGACCGTTCTACACGCCCACGGTGCTCGGCACCGCGCTCTTCGGGCGCGGCGCCGGCCTGGCGGCGCTGGAGAACATGCCCCCGTCCCTGGAGATGGTGCTGATGTTCACCTGGGTCCACGGCCTGGCGTTCGCCGCCATCGGCGGCATCGTGTCCCGGCTGCTGGGCATGGTCGAGCGCCATCCCGGTGTGGGCTTCGGGATCTTGCTGCTCTTCGTGATCCTCGAGTTCGGATTCACGGTCGCGGCCATGGTCTTCGCCGCGCCGATCCTCAAGGCGCTGACGTGGCCGGCGGTGCTGGTGGCGAATTTACTCGCCGCCGCCGCGATGGCCGGCTACTTCCGCCTCCGCCACCCCCGGCTGCGCGTCAGTCCCTAGCCACGGGTCGCCGGAGATGTGATACACCTTCCGGCCATGAGCTCTGACCAGTCCTGTGCCGGAAAGACCGTTCTGGTGACGGGTGCCCAGCGAGGCATCGGCAGCGCGATCGCCCTGCGGTTCGCCGCCGCCGGCGCCGACGTGGCCCTCAACTTTCTCGACGACAAGGCGGCGGCCGAGTCCACGGCGGCGCAGATCACGGCCCTCGGCCGGCGGGCCACGACGCTCGCCGCCGACATCGCCAGGCCCGAGGAGGCGCGGCGCCTCGTGGCCGAGGCCGAGCGCGTCCTCGGCCCGCTCGACGTCCTCGTCAACAACGCGGCGATCTTCCCGCGCGCGCCGTTTCTCGACCTGACCGAGGACATGTGGGACGCCGTGCTCGACACCAACCTCAAGGCCACCTTCGTCTGCGCGCAGGAGGCGGCCCGGCGCATGGTGGCCGCGCGGCGGCCGGGGGCAATCATCAACATCTCGTCCGGCGCGCCCTACCGCGGCTCCGCGCGCGCCACGGCCTACATGGCCAGCAAGCTCGGCATCGTGGGGCTCACCCGCGGCATGGCCCGCGAGCTGGCGCCGCACGGCATCCGTGTCAACGCCGTCGCCCCCGGCGTCACGAACACCGCGATGCCGCGCCTGGGCAACACCGAGGACGCGCTGATGGCGCTCGGTCGCAACAACCCGAGCGGCCGCCTCGCCGAGCCGGACGACATCGCCGACGTCGTCGTGTTCCTGGCCACCGACGCCGCCCGCTACGTGGTCGGCCAGCTGATCCACGTCAACGGCGGCGACTATCACGGGTAGGCGACCCCCCCGGTAGCTTCTGGACAGGACGCAGAATGCGAGTGCTCATTCGTCGTCGATGCTGCTAGCTGCCCTGGTGACGTGGTCGGGCACGGGAAGACCCAGGCCGTCTTCGAGAGAGAACGCAGACCGACTTCGTCGAGCGTGGGATGAGCACGTCTCTTAGTGAGTTCCGCCCGGCTATGGCTCAGCAGGTGACGGTGACCGACGACGCACTGATCGTCGATCTGCTCGACGGTCGGACCGTCAGCGTGCCGGTGTCGTGGTATCCACGGCTCGCGCACGGTACGCCGCGGCCGAACGGTCGAACTGGCGCCTGCTCGGCCGCGGCGAGGGCATTCATTGGCCGGATCTCGCCGTCGCTCCTCCGCAGCGTTCGCACAACCTGGAACCAGACCTTCGGCACAGCCTGACAACGCCGGGAGGGTGGCCCGATGACCGAGAGCGTGCCCACGAGAGCGGGCTGGATCAGGCGTAGGGGAACGGGCGTGGCTCTGTTTCTCGCGCCTGATCAGCCGGGCATCCCAGAGCCGACTCAGCGCACGATCAACGCTCACCCGGGCTCGCGAAGCAAACGACCGAACCCCGCTACCGCGTCGGTGATGCCCGCCAGCCGCAGGGCCCGCCAGAGCGAGGCCTGCTGGCTGGTCACCACCGGCTTGCCGAGGTCGCGCTCGAGGCGCTCGATGATCCCGGCCGTCGGCAGCCCCGTGCCGCTGATCAGGACCG is a genomic window of Candidatus Methylomirabilota bacterium containing:
- a CDS encoding DUF2442 domain-containing protein; amino-acid sequence: VSVPVSWYPRLAHGTPAERSNWRLLGRGEGIHWPDLDEDISVAGLLAGRPFGETQSSLQRWLKSRR
- a CDS encoding Uma2 family endonuclease, which gives rise to MGSALEREVTTRSWRRVEYERLVDLGVFAGERLELLDGVLVVREPQGSAHAAIATKVGQALARAFGDGWHTRLHSPLALGEHSEPEPDVAVVAGAPEDYLAAHPSTAALVVEVADASLRLDRRFKAALYARAGLPEYWIVNLPDRVLEVYRDPHPPADPADDWSYRSLATLPTPGQVTPLAAPHARILVADLLS
- a CDS encoding EthD family reductase, with the translated sequence MIKSISLLTRKPHLTHEQFVKHWLEVHAPLAHAVPGIRRYVQSHIVEERRRPDIPATEVEIDGIAELWFDDREAMQRAMATPEAKALHADGALFIGRIKTFTVDENVIIPKP
- a CDS encoding Uma2 family endonuclease, yielding MGKLLTRRRFTVDEYHRMGETGILPEDSRLELIRGDIVLREPIGAYHAGTVGRLTRLFTSRLGDRAMVFVQNPVQFPQEDTELQPDVALLRPRADFYTSRHPEAADVLLLIEVADTTLRLDRRVKLPLYARVGVQEVWLLDLTTQQLEVRREPRGDRYGSVRILGRGQRVCPEAFPDLSVDVADLVG
- a CDS encoding AbrB/MazE/SpoVT family DNA-binding domain-containing protein — its product is MQTKIQKWGNSLGLRIPRSFAVEAQVEEGATVDLSVENGRLLVRPLRVRKYSLNALLRKISRRNLHGEVSTGRAVGREAW
- the mazF gene encoding endoribonuclease MazF, with the translated sequence MVVAAYVPARGDLIWLQFNPGSHEQAGHRPAVVISPSSYNRRVGLALCCPVTSQVKGYPFEVLLPQGLGVEGAILSDQIKSLDWRVRKARRIGNLPADLLQEAVGKILALVDPDATR
- a CDS encoding thioredoxin family protein; translation: MTKHRTGTRKEWLAARLELLQAEKELTRRSDELARWRQELPWVRIDKGYRFETDEGSASLKDLFRGRSQLLVYHFMFGPDYAAGCATCSTIADGFDGFVVHLANHDVTLSAVSRAPLTKLQAYKRRMGWTFPWASSFGSDFNFDFGVGFTEEQQREGSIEYNYERGGHAMDATAIPQPVAENAAMAGTDVATYTRERPGMSAFVLEDGAVYHTYSTYARGLDGLWGMYQWLDRAPNGRNETGVWWRRHDEYDKRPA
- the fabG gene encoding 3-oxoacyl-ACP reductase FabG gives rise to the protein MSSDQSCAGKTVLVTGAQRGIGSAIALRFAAAGADVALNFLDDKAAAESTAAQITALGRRATTLAADIARPEEARRLVAEAERVLGPLDVLVNNAAIFPRAPFLDLTEDMWDAVLDTNLKATFVCAQEAARRMVAARRPGAIINISSGAPYRGSARATAYMASKLGIVGLTRGMARELAPHGIRVNAVAPGVTNTAMPRLGNTEDALMALGRNNPSGRLAEPDDIADVVVFLATDAARYVVGQLIHVNGGDYHG